TGACCCCGGTGTCTGTAGCGGTGTCTGTAGCGATTTCTCCGGCAGGCGCAGGCGTCCCGTCCGGCGCGTCCTCCGTCATGATGGCGTCCGCCGCGCTTTCACCCTCTTCGATGGCAAAGAGGGTATAGACGTGCCCGGCGCGGATCTCGACGCCGTCAAGCGCCAAGGCGACCTCATCCCCGCCGGCCGCACGGGCGTCCAAGTCGTAATCGCCCGCCGCCACGAAAAAGTACTCGCTCACCTGGGCGAAGTCCAGCCCCTCGACGAGCAGGTCGCCGCCCCGCACCGCCAGGTCGACGGCCCCGGCGCCCGGCAAGGCGTGCAGGACGCGCAGGCTGGCGCCGTTCGCGGGCGGAAAGGGGCGTAGGTTGTCCCGGTAGACGCGCGCCTCGAGGCTCTCCTCGTAGCCGACGGCGGCGATGGTGTAGTAGGCGCCCGCCTCGACCTCGAGCGTCGCGTCGATGAGCGGGTCGTCACCGCTGGTGATGCGAATCACCAGGCTGCCCGAGGGCACCACCTGGTAGTCGGTCACGTCGCGGAAGGCAAGGCCGCCAAAGGGATCGCTGTCGGCGATGGTCACGTTCATCTCGGCCGCGTCGGGCGAGAGATGGGCGACACGCAGGGCCGCCCCTTCGCCGGGAGGGATGTCGAACTCGGGCGCCTCTTGGGAGACCGAGACATTAAAGGCGTAGAGGGCCGATAAGACCAAGAGAAGCTTCTTCATGGCGTTCCTCCAACCCCAGGATATGAAAGCGCGACCCAGGGGAACTTTGTGCAGCTTACCGTCGAAAAGGCTAGTCGAAGCTGAAGGCCAAATGCTACCGTGCAGCTCAACAGTACGAGTTATCCTCACCGGACTAGCCGTTAACGACGGCCGCCGTCGCGTTCCGCGCGTTTTTGCCAGGGCTCATCGGCGACGCCGGCGCGGCGGTTGGCCAGCCGCGCCAGGACGAAGAGCAGGTCCGAGAGACGGTTCAGGTAGACCGTCGCCTGAGGGTTGACCACCTCCTCTCTAGCCAGGCGCACGGTCGCGCGTTCGGCGCGGCGCGCGACCGTGCGGGCGAGGTGAAGCGCGGCCGCGGCCGGATGGCCGCCGGGCAGGATGAAATGACGCAAGGGCTCGAGCTCGGTCTCGAAGCGGTCGATCTGCCCCTCGAGCAGAGCGACGTCCCCCTCGCGGACGCGGTCGATGTTCTTGCCGTAGCTCGAGTCCTGCGGCGTGGCCAGGTCGGCGCCCAAATCGAAGAGCGCGCTCTGAAGCCTATCCAGCAGGGCGTCCAGCCCTTCGCCGCCCGCGAGGCCCCCGAGTTGAGCTCGAGCCAGGCCCAGGGCCGCGTTGGCCTCGTCGACCGTGCCGTAGGCCTCGAGGCGCAAGGCGTCCTTGGCCACGCGGCTGCCCCCGTAGAGCGCGGTGGTGCCGTCGTCGCCGGTCTTGGTGTAGATCTTCATGGCCCACGATACCTCATGGAGCAGCCTCGAGGCTTTCCTTCCGACCCCCGACCCCTGCCCAACTGTATTGACGCGCCCAAGCGTTCGCGCTCGCGCCACCCTATAGTGAGATAGTGAGGGCTATGGGGAAGATCATCGTGATCGGCAGCGGTTTCGGGGGCTTGGGCGCGGCGATCCGGCTCGCCGCCAGGGGCCACGAGGTGGAGATTTTCGAGGGGCGCGACAAGCTCGGCGGCCGCGCCTACGTCTACGAACAGAACGGCTTTAGGTTTGACGGCGGGCCGACCATCATCACCGCGCCCTTCATGTTCGACGAACTCTTCGCTCTAGCGGGCAAACGCCGCCAGGACTACGTCGAGTTCGTGCCTTGCCACCCCTTCTACCGTATCTTCGACGCTGACGGGCGGCACTTCGACTACAGCGACGACGAGGCCTTTACCCTGAGCGAGATCGAACGCTGGAACCCGGCCGACAAGGAGGGCTACCGCCGCTTCGTAAAGAGCACCAAGGCGATCTTCGACAAGGGCTTCGTCGAGCTCGCCGACAAGCCCTTCCTGACGGTCGGCGACATGCTCAGGGTCGCCCCCGACCTGCTGCGGCTGGGCTCTTACAGAAGCGTCTACGGCTACGTCAAGGGCTTCATCAAGGACGACTTCTTGCGCCAGTGCTTCTCCTTTCACCCGCTCCTGGTCGGCGGCAACCCCTTCGACACCACCTCGATCTACGCGCTCATCCACTACCTCGAGCGCGAGTGGGGGGTGCACTACGCCATGGGCGGCACGGGCGCGCTCGTCGCGGCCCTGGGCGAACTCTTTGCCGAACTCGGTGGCAAGCTCAGGCTGAACAGCGAGGTGAGCGAGATCATGGTCAGGGGCCGGCGGGTGACGGGCGTCAGGCTGAAGGACGGCCACGCCCACGCCTGCGACGCCGTCGTCTCCAACGCCGACGCCGCTTTTACCTACTTGAACCTCATCCCCGCCCGCCACCGGCGCAAGAACAGCGACAGGAAGCTCGAGCGCCTGAACTACGCCATGTCGCTCTTCGTCATCTACTTCGGGACCAAGCGGCGCTATACGAACACCCGGCTCAAGCACCACAACATCATCCTGGGGCCGCGCTACCAGGGGCTCCTGAACGACATCTTCAACCGCAAGCGGCTGGCCGAGGACTTTTCCCTCTACCTGCACATGCCCACCATCACCGATCCGACCATCGCGCCTGAGGGCTGCGAGTCGTTTTACGTGCTCTCGCCCGTGCCGCACCTGGGTTCGGGTACGGACTGGCGCGAGGCGGCAAAGCCCTACCGCGACGCCATCATGCGGTTCCTGGAGGACAACTACCTGCCCGACCTGCAGGAGAACATCGTCGCCGAGCACTACATCG
This window of the Deinococcota bacterium genome carries:
- a CDS encoding DUF4397 domain-containing protein, whose amino-acid sequence is MKKLLLVLSALYAFNVSVSQEAPEFDIPPGEGAALRVAHLSPDAAEMNVTIADSDPFGGLAFRDVTDYQVVPSGSLVIRITSGDDPLIDATLEVEAGAYYTIAAVGYEESLEARVYRDNLRPFPPANGASLRVLHALPGAGAVDLAVRGGDLLVEGLDFAQVSEYFFVAAGDYDLDARAAGGDEVALALDGVEIRAGHVYTLFAIEEGESAADAIMTEDAPDGTPAPAGEIATDTATDTGVIRPTPAQAVARPLRQAPAETGILRAVRPVAAAAITQGADPGAEAEEGEAARAERRVGYVLTVDARMVGGEADGDQRP
- a CDS encoding cob(I)yrinic acid a,c-diamide adenosyltransferase gives rise to the protein MKIYTKTGDDGTTALYGGSRVAKDALRLEAYGTVDEANAALGLARAQLGGLAGGEGLDALLDRLQSALFDLGADLATPQDSSYGKNIDRVREGDVALLEGQIDRFETELEPLRHFILPGGHPAAAALHLARTVARRAERATVRLAREEVVNPQATVYLNRLSDLLFVLARLANRRAGVADEPWQKRAERDGGRR
- a CDS encoding phytoene desaturase; the encoded protein is MGKIIVIGSGFGGLGAAIRLAARGHEVEIFEGRDKLGGRAYVYEQNGFRFDGGPTIITAPFMFDELFALAGKRRQDYVEFVPCHPFYRIFDADGRHFDYSDDEAFTLSEIERWNPADKEGYRRFVKSTKAIFDKGFVELADKPFLTVGDMLRVAPDLLRLGSYRSVYGYVKGFIKDDFLRQCFSFHPLLVGGNPFDTTSIYALIHYLEREWGVHYAMGGTGALVAALGELFAELGGKLRLNSEVSEIMVRGRRVTGVRLKDGHAHACDAVVSNADAAFTYLNLIPARHRRKNSDRKLERLNYAMSLFVIYFGTKRRYTNTRLKHHNIILGPRYQGLLNDIFNRKRLAEDFSLYLHMPTITDPTIAPEGCESFYVLSPVPHLGSGTDWREAAKPYRDAIMRFLEDNYLPDLQENIVAEHYIDPLHFRDTLNSYLGSAFSVQPLLTQSAWFRPHNRSEDFDNLYLVGAGTHPGAGLPGVLSSAKIADKLIGPA